One segment of Rubripirellula amarantea DNA contains the following:
- a CDS encoding glycosyltransferase family 4 protein — protein MKIAYISGSYLPSRQANSIHVMRMSEAMASLGHDVTLYARRGEIDGQSMNVAQLHEFYDVPGTAGLAILPKSRFAQGREFWYALSLRRRISQQKPDLIYGRHTLGLFACRHIARTVYEIHSVRSGLTELIERRLIRSRGFAGVVSITQKLSEDFQHQHSYEAPIHVEPDAVNPVDYDTITPISLPGVDRLKVGYCGHLYPGRGGEFLVELARMLPQMDFHLVGGEPSDIERCQKLSDGLSNLIFHDFVRPQSIPQFLKAFDILVAPYQDRVQAFGKENIAKWISPMKLFEYMDAGKPIVVSDLPVLREVVTHGKTAWMVSTGDLQQWKAALLQLQDVTQRQSLGMAAQKLVRSDFTWNARAQRIFKRLSTTAEMSDS, from the coding sequence GTGAAGATCGCGTACATCTCTGGATCCTATTTGCCGTCCCGGCAAGCCAACAGCATTCATGTGATGCGAATGTCGGAGGCGATGGCTTCGCTGGGACACGACGTAACGCTATATGCGCGACGTGGAGAAATAGATGGTCAATCGATGAACGTGGCGCAGCTTCACGAATTCTACGACGTCCCAGGTACAGCTGGATTGGCAATTCTGCCGAAGTCTCGCTTTGCCCAGGGACGCGAGTTTTGGTACGCGCTCAGCCTGCGAAGACGGATCTCGCAACAGAAACCGGATCTAATTTATGGCCGTCACACCTTGGGGTTGTTCGCCTGCCGGCACATCGCTCGTACGGTTTACGAGATTCACTCGGTGAGGTCCGGATTGACGGAGTTGATCGAACGACGACTGATTCGTTCTCGTGGCTTTGCTGGGGTTGTGTCCATCACGCAAAAGCTCAGTGAGGACTTCCAGCACCAACATTCTTACGAAGCTCCCATTCACGTCGAACCGGATGCTGTGAATCCGGTGGACTACGACACCATCACACCGATTTCCTTACCAGGCGTCGATCGTTTGAAAGTAGGCTATTGTGGGCATCTTTATCCAGGACGCGGCGGTGAGTTTCTTGTCGAGCTCGCCCGCATGCTTCCGCAGATGGACTTCCATTTAGTTGGTGGTGAGCCATCTGACATCGAACGATGCCAAAAACTGAGCGATGGGCTAAGCAACCTCATTTTCCATGACTTCGTCCGCCCTCAGTCAATCCCTCAATTCCTAAAGGCATTTGACATTTTGGTAGCACCCTACCAGGATCGTGTCCAAGCATTTGGGAAAGAGAACATTGCCAAGTGGATCTCTCCAATGAAGTTGTTTGAATACATGGACGCCGGAAAACCAATTGTGGTGTCGGATCTACCGGTACTTCGCGAAGTTGTGACCCATGGCAAAACGGCGTGGATGGTTTCGACCGGCGACTTGCAACAGTGGAAAGCGGCTCTACTTCAACTTCAGGATGTTACCCAACGTCAATCGCTCGGCATGGCTGCACAAAAATTGGTACGCAGTGACTTCACATGGAACGCGAGAGCCCAACGGATCTTTAAACGACTCTCCACTACCGCAGAAATGTCGGACTCATGA
- a CDS encoding class I SAM-dependent methyltransferase, with product MNQSESMPDLSFEMSQDADLAKYDSWWPAVLRCPICSGSLAWGLQKTFCTDCQQNYWNDESKKADFRPRHPVEIPLSFRLPHQSNFSVVEHDVLEFAADHSWCVDPAKLPRHLTPELASHIPAAEGSGSRCLDLGCGAGDYRNSLEDAGYEWIGFDYEHKEAPFWADAHAIPLADCTVDFVISLAVLEHVLCPAVVLREVKRVLKPGGTFIGSVAYLVPFHDHASYFNMTHFGVHAALVDAGFSVDWIKSDPNYLGIRALSYTGMFQGLPRSVSYLMVSPVVAAYRSYWWLRRRFGIKNSSVQAQLALNTGAWAFRATAQP from the coding sequence ATGAATCAAAGCGAATCAATGCCAGATCTTTCATTCGAGATGTCACAAGACGCAGACTTGGCCAAGTACGATTCTTGGTGGCCTGCTGTTCTGCGCTGTCCGATTTGTTCTGGTAGCTTAGCCTGGGGACTCCAGAAAACTTTCTGCACGGATTGCCAGCAGAACTACTGGAATGATGAATCAAAGAAGGCGGACTTTCGTCCAAGGCACCCGGTGGAAATACCGCTAAGTTTTCGATTGCCGCATCAATCCAACTTCAGTGTTGTCGAGCACGACGTGTTGGAGTTCGCGGCTGATCATTCATGGTGTGTTGATCCTGCGAAGCTGCCAAGGCACTTGACGCCGGAATTGGCAAGCCACATCCCTGCCGCTGAAGGTTCGGGCAGCCGATGCTTGGATCTGGGTTGCGGTGCAGGTGACTACAGAAACTCACTTGAAGATGCTGGATACGAATGGATTGGATTTGACTACGAACACAAGGAAGCTCCGTTCTGGGCTGACGCTCATGCAATTCCACTTGCGGACTGCACCGTTGATTTTGTGATATCACTTGCCGTGCTTGAGCATGTTTTGTGCCCGGCCGTCGTTCTTCGCGAGGTGAAACGGGTGCTGAAGCCTGGAGGCACCTTTATCGGAAGTGTTGCCTATTTGGTTCCCTTCCATGACCACGCTAGCTATTTCAACATGACCCATTTCGGTGTCCACGCCGCGCTTGTTGACGCAGGTTTCTCGGTTGACTGGATCAAATCAGATCCGAACTACTTAGGGATCCGAGCATTGTCTTACACAGGGATGTTCCAAGGCTTGCCTCGTTCCGTCAGCTACCTGATGGTTTCGCCAGTGGTCGCCGCATACCGATCGTATTGGTGGCTAAGGCGACGATTTGGAATCAAGAATTCTAGCGTTCAGGCGCAGTTGGCGCTGAATACGGGCGCTTGGGCATTTCGGGCGACCGCACAGCCATGA
- a CDS encoding class I SAM-dependent methyltransferase yields MTDYFLPDDYVCNPPLKEHDGPYWTPRRIKSSSYFQYHVYQWARRLADEHRLHRIADIGCGPGTKLMNMFGTEFDVHGFDQPEAIEICRSRYDRGEFEVLDLDDVMACEEKVDIFDLVICADVIEHLEYPERLLEHIRRMSGRHTQILLSTPDRIRLNGTDVRSPNNKAHVREWTRDELQLFLQARGFSVVEAKFFPLMKRTLSVHACLEWWDVLLGKSSKSPCMMILCHADAVT; encoded by the coding sequence ATGACGGACTACTTTTTGCCAGATGATTATGTCTGCAACCCGCCGCTTAAGGAACACGATGGTCCGTACTGGACGCCGCGAAGGATCAAGTCAAGCAGTTACTTTCAATACCATGTCTATCAATGGGCGCGACGACTAGCCGACGAGCATCGATTGCACCGAATCGCTGATATCGGTTGCGGCCCCGGCACCAAGCTGATGAATATGTTTGGAACAGAGTTTGATGTACATGGATTTGATCAGCCCGAAGCGATCGAGATATGTCGTTCTCGATATGACCGTGGTGAGTTTGAAGTCCTTGATCTCGATGACGTGATGGCTTGTGAGGAGAAGGTAGACATCTTTGACCTTGTCATTTGCGCTGATGTTATCGAGCACCTGGAGTATCCCGAACGTCTTCTTGAGCACATTCGACGAATGAGTGGAAGACACACTCAAATCCTTCTCAGCACACCCGATCGTATTCGTCTCAACGGCACAGATGTACGATCACCCAACAACAAAGCCCACGTGCGTGAATGGACGCGTGATGAGTTACAACTGTTCCTCCAAGCCAGAGGTTTTTCAGTTGTCGAAGCGAAATTTTTTCCGTTGATGAAACGCACACTGTCTGTTCACGCGTGTCTGGAATGGTGGGATGTCCTGCTTGGAAAGTCGAGCAAGTCTCCTTGCATGATGATCTTGTGCCACGCTGATGCCGTTACTTGA
- a CDS encoding lipopolysaccharide biosynthesis protein — MIRLRSAISRIARTQRTLPSAWAAGTLSLAHFADAFAMLGQIFITTQLLSKQQFGELGIAMAVTLLACAVFDFRVWEVMTIRIPKLQASDDSQEAASLVRGCFLLEFFGGFVVTVALLLLAPVFAQQFTNNGHAVTLFAALAVQPLLMSVDEPARTLLRLNGDFRSLAIWRSISGVFQLVLVSAALMFWPTPVSVALATMLAWCIRLTCLAWLAKRSLRSMKIDPIGESNNRRAWASIKQNRSMLSSAAVAAIAGRLANRVDLVILGWFAVPEVFAPYDLARRLTSQVSLVLEPITQVIFPKISTQLAGNEILVRNRFLVQLTSILAVTGLPVLILTILALPWGIPLVFGDSYSDAAFPSQLLMLVYVTIPILWLRPYVACSQNISVLAWAGLLTVVIQISAGLLLIPNGMAIGAAYSFLLGQMAWWACLLVIARRGFSKHSLLEKSIP, encoded by the coding sequence ATGATTCGCTTGCGGTCTGCGATATCCAGAATAGCAAGAACACAGCGGACCTTACCCTCCGCGTGGGCAGCGGGCACACTGTCATTGGCCCATTTTGCTGACGCGTTCGCCATGCTCGGTCAGATATTCATTACGACTCAGTTGTTATCGAAACAACAATTTGGTGAACTGGGAATCGCAATGGCCGTGACGTTGCTCGCCTGCGCTGTTTTCGACTTTCGAGTTTGGGAAGTGATGACGATCCGCATTCCAAAACTACAAGCGAGCGATGATTCTCAGGAAGCAGCATCGCTAGTACGCGGCTGCTTTTTGTTAGAGTTTTTTGGTGGTTTCGTCGTTACCGTCGCGTTGCTTTTGCTCGCGCCAGTCTTCGCACAACAGTTCACGAATAATGGGCATGCGGTCACGCTATTTGCAGCCCTGGCGGTACAACCACTACTGATGTCCGTTGATGAACCCGCGCGCACTCTGTTGCGTCTCAACGGAGATTTTCGAAGCCTCGCGATTTGGCGAAGCATTTCGGGTGTCTTCCAACTCGTGTTGGTCTCCGCAGCGCTAATGTTCTGGCCGACGCCGGTCTCGGTTGCCCTAGCCACCATGCTGGCGTGGTGCATTCGCTTAACATGCCTTGCGTGGCTCGCGAAGAGATCGCTTCGGTCGATGAAAATTGATCCGATTGGCGAATCAAACAACCGACGAGCTTGGGCTTCCATCAAACAGAATCGTTCGATGCTCTCAAGCGCCGCAGTTGCCGCCATCGCAGGTCGCCTGGCGAATCGGGTTGACTTGGTCATTCTTGGATGGTTTGCCGTCCCTGAGGTTTTCGCTCCCTACGACCTCGCCCGGCGCTTGACTTCGCAGGTATCCCTGGTGTTAGAACCAATTACCCAGGTCATCTTTCCGAAGATTTCGACTCAGCTTGCTGGAAACGAAATCTTGGTCCGTAACCGTTTTTTGGTGCAGTTGACCTCGATCCTCGCAGTGACGGGACTGCCAGTTCTGATTCTTACCATCCTTGCTCTTCCCTGGGGAATTCCACTCGTCTTTGGAGACTCGTACTCAGACGCTGCTTTTCCGTCGCAATTGCTAATGCTAGTCTACGTCACGATCCCAATCCTGTGGCTTCGTCCCTATGTGGCCTGTTCACAAAATATTTCAGTATTGGCTTGGGCGGGTCTTTTGACCGTTGTCATTCAGATTTCTGCTGGGCTGCTGCTTATCCCGAATGGCATGGCCATTGGCGCGGCTTACTCCTTTTTACTGGGACAAATGGCTTGGTGGGCTTGCTTGTTGGTCATCGCAAGGCGTGGATTCTCGAAACACTCTCTTCTTGAAAAATCAATTCCATGA
- a CDS encoding class I SAM-dependent methyltransferase — protein MSSTSHMKTHNSNVCPDWLLRQLTEDWEHDGGQLRSGNRTVPIIGGIPRFVADESYSRGNFSKLRDEFPKLQLDNVAGGKLRMDTILDRTRWDPSVFQDKLVLECGCGAGPDTQILRHLGSRVIAADLAGVDTARANLAGDEGAAFLQASIVDLPFKKASFDIVFCHRVLQHTPNPDETLQHILQFVKPDGLVFVHSYARTIQQMMHWKYVLRPITTRMDPDRLLKCLRWTTPPLLGLSTALRKAPPEQYLGKLLMLLSQNIIPVYNRRFARGYGHMDSETLKEHAIHDTFDALSPKHDHPMSAKRMREIASTCLNQPFEIEERGGITLLRSKVQS, from the coding sequence ATGTCTTCAACTAGCCACATGAAAACTCACAATTCAAATGTCTGTCCTGACTGGTTGCTCCGCCAGCTCACGGAGGACTGGGAGCATGACGGTGGTCAGCTTCGATCGGGAAATCGAACTGTACCTATCATCGGCGGCATCCCGCGATTCGTGGCTGATGAAAGCTACTCAAGAGGAAACTTCAGCAAACTGCGTGATGAGTTTCCCAAGCTACAGCTCGACAATGTCGCGGGCGGTAAATTACGCATGGACACGATTCTGGATCGTACTCGCTGGGATCCGAGTGTCTTCCAAGACAAACTGGTTCTCGAATGCGGTTGTGGTGCAGGGCCAGATACTCAGATATTGCGTCATCTTGGTTCGCGGGTGATTGCCGCCGACTTGGCTGGCGTGGACACGGCGAGAGCCAACCTTGCAGGGGATGAGGGCGCGGCATTCTTGCAGGCCTCGATTGTCGATTTGCCTTTTAAGAAGGCTTCTTTCGACATCGTCTTTTGTCATCGTGTGCTTCAGCACACGCCAAATCCCGACGAGACGCTTCAACACATCCTCCAATTCGTCAAACCAGACGGGCTCGTCTTTGTGCATTCCTACGCTCGTACCATTCAGCAGATGATGCACTGGAAGTACGTACTGCGACCAATCACGACGCGCATGGACCCTGACCGTCTGTTGAAATGTTTGCGTTGGACAACTCCACCACTCCTGGGATTATCAACGGCACTTCGGAAAGCTCCGCCAGAACAGTACCTTGGCAAGCTCTTAATGCTGCTCTCGCAGAATATTATCCCCGTCTACAACCGCCGTTTTGCGCGGGGCTATGGACATATGGATTCGGAGACACTCAAAGAACATGCGATTCATGACACTTTTGATGCCCTGAGTCCCAAGCATGATCACCCAATGAGTGCCAAACGAATGCGGGAGATCGCATCAACGTGCTTGAACCAACCCTTTGAAATTGAGGAACGAGGTGGGATTACCCTCTTGCGATCCAAAGTGCAGTCATGA